One region of Wyeomyia smithii strain HCP4-BCI-WySm-NY-G18 chromosome 3, ASM2978416v1, whole genome shotgun sequence genomic DNA includes:
- the LOC129729177 gene encoding thiamine transporter 1-like, with protein MQQWLKISLLVCTFGFLKEIRPSEPFIVDYLAGPWRNLTMNQVVQEAFPIGTYSYLTQLVVIFLVTDFLRYKPLIIVNGLAGVVVWSMLIWTVSLQGLKILEVFYGTYCAAEIAYYSYIYAKVDREHYQKVTSHTRAAIYSGRFFAGVLSQILLYTEAMDLKQLNYLSLAAQICATIWALFLPPVSTSMYFHRAAVQAGRINTFLEENTQKDDNSDEQNHLEKQATFKRKVISAFILIWIHFKSAYTNLTVLQWSIWYALAMAGFIQVTGYVQALWSEVDPEQPAVWNGAVEATVTLLGAVVSLLAGYIHTWFLKPRSSLLALSLLSLMQGGLIMVATTASNLTLSYVGYIGFGVLYAFTITVVSAEIAKNISDDSFGLVFGFNTLIALSLQTLLTFAVTDAAGWFALDVVGQFTVYSFYFVALSVIYLIFLIVEIVKFYKRRT; from the exons ATGCAACAATGGCTAAAAATATCACTGCTGGTTTGTACGTTCGGCTTTCTAAAAGAAATCCGCCCTAGCGAACCGTTCATCGTGGACTATTTGGCCGGACCATGGCGCAACCTCACAATGAATCAG GTGGTACAGGAGGCGTTCCCGATTGGTACGTACTCGTACCTAACACAGCTAGTTGTAATCTTTCTGGTTACAGATTTCTTGCGATATAAACCGTTAATAATAGTCAATGGACTTGCTGGTGTCGTTGTTTGGAGTATGTTAATATGGACTGTGTCACTGCAAGGATTGAAGATCCTCGAAGTGTTTTATGGCACATATTGTGCTGCGGAAATAGCATATTATAGTTACATTTATGCGAAAGTCGATAGGGAACATTACCAGAAAGTAACTTCACACACCCGAGCTGCAATCTACAGTGGAAGATTTTTTGCCGGAGTTCTGTCGCAAATCTTGCTGTACACCGAGGCAATGGATTTGAAACAGTTGAACTATCTCTCACTGGCTGCACAGATTTGCGCTACGATCTGGGCACTGTTTCTACCACCGGTGTCAACCAGCATGTACTTTCACCGGGCTGCGGTCCAAGCAGGTAGAATTAACACTTTCCTAGAGGAAAATACCCAGAAGGACGACAACAGTGACGAACAGAACCACCTCGAGAAACAGGCAACATTCAAGAGAAAAGTAATATCAGCATTTATTTTAATCTGGATCCACTTTAAATCAGCGTACACAAACTTGACCGTACTTCAGTGGAGCATTTGGTATGCGCTTGCGATGGCCGGCTTTATACAGGTGACTGGCTATGTACAAGCATTGTGGAGTGAGGTCGATCCCGAACAGCCCGCTGTTTGGAATGGCGCTGTAGAAGCAACGGTAACACTACTAGGAGCGGTTGTATCACTACTAGCCGGCTACATCCACACCTGGTTTCTGAAGCCCAGGAGTAGCCTCTTAGCCTTATCACTGCTATCACTTATGCAGGGGGGCCTCATTATGGTTGCCACAACCGCCAGCAATCTCACGCTTTCGTATGTCGGATACATTGGCTTTGGTGTGTTGTATGCTTTCACAATTACAGTGGTCAGCGCTGAAATTGCCAAAAACATATCGGATGACAGTTTCGGGTTGGTGTTTGGCTTCAATACATTGATAGCTCTGTCGCTTCAAACCCTGCTTACGTTTGCAGTAACAGACGCCGCCGGATGGTTTGCACTGGATGTGGTTGGACAGTTCACCGTGTACAGCTTTTACTTTGTTGCGCTTAGTGTTATCTATTTGATATTCTTGATTGTTGAGATAGTAAAATTTTATAAGAGACGTACTTGA